A part of Flavobacteriaceae bacterium GSB9 genomic DNA contains:
- a CDS encoding rhodanese-like domain-containing protein, protein MGFLDFIFGSKKRQVKRYLEKGAIILDVRSKREWDAGHIENAMHVPLDDLTENVDKIKRLNKPVVVCCQSGVRSAKAAKFLNLNNIDATNGGGWISLKSKL, encoded by the coding sequence ATGGGATTTTTAGATTTTATTTTTGGATCAAAAAAGCGACAGGTAAAGCGATATTTGGAAAAAGGAGCCATAATTTTAGACGTTAGGAGCAAAAGAGAGTGGGATGCCGGGCATATTGAAAATGCCATGCACGTACCTTTGGATGATTTAACCGAAAACGTAGATAAAATTAAGCGCCTAAACAAGCCGGTGGTAGTTTGCTGCCAAAGCGGTGTAAGATCGGCCAAAGCCGCCAAATTTTTAAATCTTAACAATATTGACGCTACTAATGGTGGCGGTTGGATTAGCCTGAAAAGCAAATTATAA
- a CDS encoding GSCFA domain-containing protein, with protein sequence MKLQTQIPLKKQSENLIDYHADILLLGSCFSDNIGKKLDYFKFKNLKNPFGILFHPKAIENLVERALNEDTYSEKDIFFLNEQWHCFDGHSKLSSVSKDELLGNLNSSIELMRQQIKHSTHVVITLGTAWVYRFNKTENIVANCHKVPQKEFSKELLSVEDISNSLKNISASIIKVNPKTTIIFTVSPIRHLKDGFVENSRSKAHLISGIYQFLNKNSSTYLNQLFYFPSYEIMMDELRDYRYYAEDMLHPNQTAINYIWEKFLLVWMSSKALKTMEEVEHIQKGLQHKPFNPKSEAHLLFLQKLESEKQLIKSQFSHIVF encoded by the coding sequence ATGAAACTTCAAACTCAAATACCATTAAAAAAACAGTCTGAAAATTTAATAGACTACCATGCTGATATTTTGCTTTTGGGGTCATGCTTTTCAGATAATATTGGGAAAAAGCTGGATTATTTCAAATTTAAAAACCTTAAAAACCCTTTCGGAATTTTATTCCATCCAAAAGCTATAGAAAATTTAGTTGAGCGTGCTTTAAATGAAGATACATATTCAGAAAAGGATATTTTTTTTCTTAATGAGCAGTGGCATTGTTTTGATGGGCATTCTAAACTGAGCTCGGTTTCGAAAGACGAATTGCTTGGCAACCTAAACAGCAGTATTGAATTAATGCGGCAACAGATTAAGCATTCAACGCATGTTGTAATCACTTTGGGTACAGCTTGGGTATACCGATTCAACAAAACAGAAAACATAGTAGCCAATTGCCATAAAGTACCTCAAAAAGAATTTTCAAAGGAATTATTGTCGGTTGAAGACATTTCAAATTCATTAAAAAACATTTCAGCATCTATTATAAAGGTAAATCCAAAGACTACAATCATTTTTACGGTTTCTCCAATCCGTCACCTCAAAGATGGTTTTGTTGAAAATAGCAGAAGCAAAGCGCATTTAATTTCTGGAATTTATCAATTTTTGAATAAGAATTCGAGTACTTACCTTAACCAATTGTTCTATTTTCCATCGTACGAAATCATGATGGACGAATTGCGTGATTACCGCTATTACGCAGAAGATATGCTTCATCCCAACCAAACGGCAATAAACTATATTTGGGAAAAATTTTTATTGGTATGGATGTCTTCAAAAGCCTTGAAAACTATGGAAGAAGTTGAGCATATTCAAAAAGGACTTCAGCATAAACCTTTCAACCCAAAGTCTGAAGCGCATCTTCTATTTCTTCAAAAGTTAGAATCTGAAAAACAGCTGATTAAGTCTCAATTTTCTCATATCGTATTTTAA
- a CDS encoding response regulator transcription factor: protein MKIKIAIADDNTFLINMVAEKLSFFDDLELKFSALNGAVLLEKIEENHNIDVVLMDIEMPVLNGIDATEQIKKKYPHIKIIMLTVFDNDENIFNAIKAGADGYLLKEINAKGLQSGIIETLNGGAAMNPSIALKTLKLLRNPFEIQGEQEKENIKLTGREIDVLEQLSKGLSYNAIADNLILSVGTVRKHIENIYKKLQVHNKLEAVQKAKKNNLI from the coding sequence GTGAAAATAAAAATAGCCATAGCAGACGATAACACATTTTTAATAAACATGGTGGCCGAAAAATTATCATTTTTTGATGATTTGGAATTAAAATTTTCTGCCTTGAACGGTGCTGTTTTGCTTGAAAAAATTGAAGAAAATCATAATATTGATGTGGTTTTAATGGATATAGAAATGCCTGTTTTGAACGGTATCGATGCCACCGAACAGATTAAGAAAAAGTATCCGCATATTAAAATAATTATGCTCACTGTGTTTGATAACGACGAGAATATCTTTAATGCCATAAAAGCAGGGGCTGATGGCTATTTGCTTAAAGAGATTAATGCAAAAGGTTTGCAATCGGGTATTATTGAAACACTAAATGGAGGTGCTGCAATGAATCCGTCAATTGCATTAAAAACCCTAAAATTGTTAAGAAATCCGTTCGAAATTCAAGGGGAGCAAGAAAAGGAAAATATAAAATTAACAGGAAGGGAAATAGATGTTTTAGAGCAGCTGAGTAAAGGGTTAAGTTATAACGCCATTGCCGATAACCTTATTCTGTCGGTAGGCACGGTAAGGAAACATATTGAAAATATCTACAAAAAACTACAAGTTCACAACAAATTAGAGGCGGTACAAAAGGCTAAAAAAAATAACTTGATTTAA
- a CDS encoding M23 family metallopeptidase, with protein MSKVKYYYDPESLSYRKIERKKRTTFKYASLFILASGFFAFIFIFIASQFLESPKERALKRELENTKLQFELLNKKMDQAEAVLANVAERDNNIYRVYFEANPIPDEQRKAGFGGINRYKSLEGFDNSKLIIESNKRLDVLQKQIVVQSKSLDEIAKLAEEKEKLLAAIPAIQPVSNEDLTRMASGYGMRSDPFTKVRKMHWGMDFTAPRGTPVYASGDGVIARADSNSSGYGKHIRIDHGYGYTSLYAHLYKYNVRRNQKVKRGDLIGFVGSTGRSEAPHLHYEIFKDGNRINPINFYYGSLTAEEFNKLLEHASLENQSLD; from the coding sequence ATGAGTAAGGTAAAATATTATTACGATCCAGAATCGCTTTCTTACCGAAAGATAGAGCGAAAGAAAAGAACCACGTTTAAGTATGCTTCTTTGTTTATTTTAGCCTCAGGTTTCTTTGCCTTTATCTTTATTTTTATAGCCAGTCAGTTTCTGGAATCGCCCAAGGAACGCGCTTTAAAACGTGAATTGGAAAACACAAAATTACAGTTTGAATTGCTGAATAAAAAAATGGATCAAGCCGAAGCCGTTTTAGCCAATGTAGCCGAAAGAGACAACAATATTTACCGTGTTTATTTTGAGGCAAACCCAATTCCTGACGAACAGCGAAAAGCTGGTTTTGGAGGGATCAATCGCTATAAAAGTTTAGAAGGTTTTGATAATTCGAAATTGATTATTGAAAGCAATAAGCGTTTAGATGTGCTTCAAAAGCAAATAGTGGTTCAATCTAAATCGTTAGACGAAATCGCTAAGCTTGCGGAGGAAAAAGAAAAGTTGCTGGCTGCCATTCCGGCCATTCAACCTGTAAGCAACGAAGATTTAACCAGAATGGCCTCGGGCTACGGCATGCGATCAGACCCATTTACAAAAGTTAGAAAAATGCATTGGGGTATGGATTTTACCGCACCTCGCGGAACACCTGTTTACGCCTCGGGTGATGGCGTTATTGCGCGTGCAGATAGCAATTCATCAGGTTATGGCAAACACATAAGAATAGATCATGGTTATGGCTACACCAGCCTTTATGCACACCTTTACAAATACAACGTTAGAAGAAACCAAAAGGTAAAACGTGGCGACCTTATTGGTTTTGTGGGCAGCACCGGCCGCTCTGAAGCACCACATCTGCACTACGAAATATTTAAAGACGGTAACCGTATTAACCCCATTAACTTCTATTATGGCAGCTTAACAGCCGAAGAGTTTAACAAACTATTGGAGCACGCTTCATTAGAAAACCAATCGCTTGACTAA
- a CDS encoding sensor histidine kinase — protein sequence MLKKVFSALFVLFAFYGLSQSPKKHIDSLKQVLASNPKDSIRVKSYSDLCWYYRTVSADSAFAYGKKALSLAKQTKNEQGIAQAYNDLGILYYDISDFNTAIAYYKNAMDYREGVKDSMGMASAYNKLGIAYKRLFKMDSAIFYATNALKIYQAKNHLKYASIIKNNIGNIYHDLKQYDKALETYLEVVSTYKGINDLIGLSHSYTNIGNVYLSLKDTVQSLNYYKKGVEISKSNGFKKELGTLYNNIGGIYKEQNKYREAMEAFEKSLKIRQEIRDNYGVASTVINMGSVLVSTGALRSAEKNLRLGLKLAKETDAKELQQGAYSSLLSYYAIKKNADSVLHYQKLYKSIQDSIFSDRVTKEVAEIQEKYNASQREKQILMQRTNLAEKELDISRKNMQLLGLGVLVVVALLLGYMLYAKQKLKTRQLRKESELKEALIKIETQNRLQEQRLRISRDLHDNIGAQLTFIISSVENLQYGFKITNEKLTDKLNGISNFTKKTIAELRDTIWAMNKRAITLEDLQARISNFIDNANLSSSGINFEFNVNSNVEKTVGFTSVKGMNIYRIMQESINNALKYAQPTVVQIDIKKDKGKIVFAVTDNGVGFNETEVEKGNGLNNMQKRADEIGAVLKIESRLNSGTKIALTC from the coding sequence ATGTTGAAAAAAGTCTTCTCAGCCTTATTTGTACTATTTGCGTTTTACGGACTCTCTCAAAGTCCTAAAAAGCACATTGATAGTTTAAAACAAGTTTTGGCTTCAAATCCTAAAGATTCCATTCGGGTTAAATCGTATAGCGATTTATGTTGGTATTATCGAACGGTTTCGGCCGACTCAGCTTTCGCCTACGGAAAAAAAGCGCTTAGCCTAGCAAAACAAACCAAAAATGAGCAGGGTATTGCCCAAGCTTATAACGATTTGGGTATTTTATATTATGATATTTCCGATTTTAATACGGCCATCGCCTACTACAAAAATGCGATGGACTACCGTGAAGGAGTAAAAGATTCCATGGGCATGGCTAGTGCCTATAATAAATTAGGAATTGCCTATAAACGGTTGTTTAAAATGGATTCCGCCATATTTTATGCTACCAACGCATTAAAAATATATCAGGCTAAAAACCATTTAAAATATGCGTCAATCATAAAAAATAACATAGGGAATATATATCACGATCTCAAGCAGTACGATAAAGCTCTAGAAACCTATTTAGAAGTAGTAAGCACTTATAAAGGCATTAACGATTTAATTGGATTGTCTCATTCATATACCAACATAGGTAATGTTTATTTGTCTTTAAAAGATACTGTACAATCTTTAAACTATTACAAAAAGGGTGTTGAGATATCTAAAAGTAACGGTTTTAAAAAGGAGCTTGGTACACTTTACAATAATATTGGCGGAATTTATAAAGAGCAAAATAAATACCGTGAAGCTATGGAAGCTTTTGAAAAATCCTTAAAAATAAGACAAGAAATTCGTGACAATTATGGCGTGGCAAGTACGGTAATTAATATGGGGAGTGTACTTGTTTCCACTGGAGCGCTGCGTAGCGCCGAAAAAAATTTGAGATTAGGACTAAAACTGGCTAAAGAAACCGATGCAAAAGAACTTCAACAAGGGGCCTATAGTTCATTGTTATCGTATTATGCAATTAAGAAAAATGCAGACAGTGTACTTCATTACCAAAAGCTGTACAAAAGTATTCAGGACTCTATTTTTAGTGATCGCGTAACAAAAGAGGTGGCCGAGATTCAGGAAAAATACAATGCCTCACAACGAGAAAAGCAAATTTTAATGCAACGTACCAATTTGGCCGAAAAGGAGCTGGATATCTCTAGGAAAAATATGCAGTTGTTGGGTTTAGGGGTGTTGGTAGTTGTTGCCTTACTATTGGGTTATATGCTCTATGCAAAACAAAAACTAAAAACCCGTCAGTTACGAAAGGAAAGTGAGCTAAAAGAGGCTTTAATCAAAATAGAAACACAAAACAGATTACAAGAGCAACGCTTAAGAATATCAAGAGATTTGCACGATAATATTGGCGCCCAACTTACTTTTATTATTTCGTCTGTAGAGAATTTGCAGTACGGATTTAAAATAACCAACGAAAAACTAACCGATAAGTTAAATGGTATCAGCAATTTTACAAAAAAAACCATTGCTGAGTTACGCGATACGATTTGGGCCATGAATAAAAGAGCCATTACTTTAGAGGATTTACAGGCGAGAATATCCAATTTTATCGATAATGCCAACTTGTCGTCTAGCGGAATTAACTTCGAGTTTAATGTCAATTCAAATGTGGAAAAAACGGTAGGATTTACATCGGTAAAAGGTATGAATATTTATAGAATTATGCAGGAATCTATTAACAATGCTTTAAAATATGCCCAGCCAACAGTAGTCCAAATCGATATAAAAAAAGACAAAGGCAAGATTGTGTTTGCTGTTACCGATAACGGGGTTGGGTTTAACGAAACCGAAGTAGAAAAAGGTAACGGCCTTAACAATATGCAAAAACGCGCAGACGAAATAGGGGCCGTTTTAAAAATAGAAAGTCGTCTTAATTCGGGAACAAAAATAGCTTTAACCTGTTAA
- a CDS encoding PQQ-binding-like beta-propeller repeat protein: MRHLRAYILLFAVLLIANVTQAQKAEAPDFKYELDGNIEKMTLTSSGVLLITHGKGLAGIKPGQDGLLFNFNDYGKVKEEEVYIVPNSPYVMVGQAGFGGISAKQSVIDVVSGKRLFDTKANGWKAAGQPTLLLPENKLIVSGQRTAKEKYAQAVGIYDLGTGNEEKLFKLKGSNSLTGSASIINGGVILPTFKGIYRIDMATGAESWVVDLKNVAYVIEAEDGKSMYAFQVKGKNHEIHKIGANGNEMWSDGKKLKGMVSNFEVTPKGLAIVSDVADTGKKGLAKLAAAKAQSNISFLSSSTGEDLWEKAPKTKGYVQHFYIMDDGILFGIGEGGINKISYDGNPLFKKPLKTGENIHTMALTKQGMIYITDSDADIINLDTGESIWNKPIKYKSAKSVSSTYDEAHGRYLISTGEEIIAIDENSGDIGTLATYKFDGKEYPSSIDLRDDGLLLASDQNLMMLDFDGKEKFHEYYRPPGKSAFAVVALAAMTVASTVMMADASARAGANKNYLGQYNQYGAQKKREADMFAAIATASFNEMAKRFRATAATENAQFILTKLDDGVGLVKVNKDSGTVDKEIILKDKKPTYEVDKFGGMLYYQAGKNGIYAYDLQK, from the coding sequence ATGAGACATTTAAGAGCTTATATATTGCTGTTCGCAGTTTTGTTAATAGCAAATGTAACACAGGCGCAAAAAGCAGAAGCGCCAGATTTCAAGTACGAACTTGATGGAAATATAGAAAAAATGACACTAACCAGTTCTGGCGTGTTGCTGATTACGCACGGTAAGGGACTGGCTGGAATTAAACCAGGTCAAGATGGATTGTTATTCAATTTCAATGATTACGGAAAGGTAAAAGAAGAAGAAGTATACATTGTCCCCAATTCACCGTATGTTATGGTGGGGCAGGCTGGCTTTGGCGGAATTTCAGCGAAACAGAGCGTTATTGATGTGGTTTCCGGAAAACGCTTGTTCGATACCAAAGCCAATGGTTGGAAAGCTGCAGGGCAGCCAACATTATTACTGCCTGAAAATAAACTGATAGTTTCTGGGCAACGTACTGCCAAGGAAAAATATGCCCAAGCCGTTGGAATTTATGATTTGGGAACCGGTAATGAAGAAAAACTCTTCAAACTAAAAGGGAGTAACTCGCTAACTGGAAGTGCTTCCATTATTAATGGTGGCGTTATTTTACCAACTTTTAAAGGCATTTACAGAATTGATATGGCTACTGGTGCCGAAAGTTGGGTGGTAGACCTCAAAAATGTAGCTTACGTTATTGAAGCAGAAGATGGGAAGTCGATGTATGCCTTTCAGGTTAAAGGTAAGAACCACGAAATTCATAAAATAGGTGCTAACGGTAATGAAATGTGGAGCGATGGTAAAAAACTTAAAGGTATGGTTTCCAATTTTGAAGTTACCCCAAAAGGTTTGGCTATAGTTAGCGATGTTGCAGACACGGGTAAAAAAGGCTTGGCAAAGTTAGCTGCTGCAAAAGCCCAAAGTAATATTTCATTCCTCTCATCGAGTACAGGTGAAGATTTATGGGAAAAGGCACCTAAAACCAAAGGCTATGTGCAGCATTTTTATATTATGGATGACGGTATTCTTTTCGGAATTGGTGAAGGCGGAATTAACAAAATCTCATACGATGGTAATCCGTTGTTTAAAAAGCCTTTAAAAACAGGGGAAAACATTCACACCATGGCTTTGACCAAACAAGGTATGATTTACATTACCGATAGTGATGCCGATATTATTAATTTGGATACTGGTGAATCCATTTGGAACAAACCCATAAAATACAAAAGTGCTAAATCGGTTTCTAGTACTTACGATGAGGCCCACGGCCGTTACTTAATTAGCACTGGTGAAGAAATTATCGCTATTGATGAAAACTCGGGCGATATCGGTACTTTGGCTACATATAAGTTCGACGGCAAAGAATATCCATCAAGTATCGATTTGAGAGACGATGGGTTATTGTTGGCATCAGATCAAAACTTGATGATGCTAGATTTTGATGGTAAAGAAAAGTTTCATGAATATTATCGTCCGCCAGGTAAAAGTGCTTTTGCCGTTGTTGCTTTGGCAGCTATGACAGTAGCTTCGACCGTGATGATGGCCGACGCATCAGCCCGAGCAGGTGCCAACAAAAACTATTTGGGCCAATACAACCAATATGGTGCACAGAAAAAGCGAGAGGCCGATATGTTTGCTGCTATTGCAACCGCATCGTTTAATGAGATGGCCAAAAGGTTTAGAGCAACTGCCGCTACAGAAAATGCGCAGTTCATTTTAACAAAATTGGATGATGGCGTTGGGCTTGTAAAAGTGAATAAAGATTCAGGAACAGTTGATAAAGAAATCATCTTAAAAGATAAAAAACCAACCTACGAAGTTGATAAATTTGGGGGAATGCTTTACTATCAGGCAGGCAAGAATGGCATTTACGCCTACGACCTTCAAAAATAA
- a CDS encoding enoyl-CoA hydratase/isomerase family protein yields MENPYVTLTIDNGVGYVEFFHPSRNAMPTEVLNNLEQTIIEAGNNKSIKVVVLKSGGNRTFCAGASFNELIAIEDSKTGKQFFMGFANVINTMRKCPKPIIGRVQGKAVGGGVGLIAAADYCLATTYASIKLSELSIGIGPFVIEPAVSRKIGSTAMSQMTINAEAFFSAEYGKDKGLFAEVFETTEALDEAVKSLAEKLAAYNPEALKEMKKVFWKNTDHWDDLLPERAEISGQLVLSKFTKKNLKRFR; encoded by the coding sequence ATGGAAAACCCTTATGTTACGCTCACAATAGACAATGGTGTAGGTTATGTTGAGTTTTTTCACCCTAGTAGAAACGCTATGCCCACAGAGGTGCTCAATAATTTGGAGCAAACCATAATTGAAGCGGGTAACAACAAGAGTATAAAAGTAGTTGTTTTAAAAAGCGGAGGTAACCGAACGTTCTGTGCAGGTGCCAGTTTCAATGAGCTTATTGCGATTGAAGATTCTAAAACTGGAAAACAATTTTTTATGGGGTTTGCCAATGTAATAAATACCATGCGTAAATGCCCTAAACCAATTATTGGCAGAGTGCAAGGAAAAGCCGTAGGCGGTGGTGTAGGGCTAATTGCTGCAGCCGATTATTGTTTGGCAACAACATACGCCTCTATCAAATTAAGCGAGCTTAGTATTGGTATTGGCCCTTTTGTGATAGAACCAGCGGTGTCTAGAAAAATAGGAAGTACGGCTATGTCCCAAATGACAATTAATGCAGAAGCATTTTTTTCGGCTGAATACGGAAAAGACAAAGGGTTGTTTGCTGAAGTGTTTGAAACCACCGAAGCATTAGATGAAGCCGTAAAAAGTTTAGCCGAAAAACTAGCTGCATATAATCCCGAAGCTTTAAAAGAAATGAAAAAAGTATTTTGGAAAAATACCGATCATTGGGATGACCTGTTGCCAGAAAGAGCCGAAATTAGCGGCCAATTGGTTTTAAGTAAGTTTACCAAAAAAAACTTAAAGCGATTTAGGTAG
- a CDS encoding DUF4230 domain-containing protein, with protein MRKILFGVVITLVVLFTLKYCGEKKEDKIVLRENSALIQKQIKNVGKLIVTEGHFSEVFNYKNSKDIFGDYLTVEKKALVVVNADVTVAYDLSKIEFEINEETKTLTVLNIPDEEIKISPDFEYYDIQADFLNPFEAKDYNDIKNIVTASLNKKIAASDLKKNAKNRLISELSKFYILTNSLGWTMTYNHIPISTPEMLEKINL; from the coding sequence ATGAGAAAAATTCTATTTGGCGTTGTTATTACCTTGGTCGTGCTTTTTACTTTAAAATATTGTGGAGAAAAAAAAGAAGACAAAATAGTGCTCCGCGAAAATTCGGCGCTTATCCAAAAGCAAATAAAAAACGTTGGTAAACTAATCGTAACCGAAGGCCATTTCAGTGAGGTGTTTAATTATAAAAATTCAAAGGATATTTTTGGAGATTACCTCACCGTTGAAAAAAAGGCTCTTGTTGTTGTAAATGCCGATGTAACGGTAGCCTACGATTTAAGTAAAATTGAATTTGAAATCAATGAAGAGACCAAAACACTAACCGTTCTTAACATTCCAGATGAAGAAATAAAGATTAGTCCAGATTTTGAGTATTACGATATCCAAGCAGACTTTTTAAACCCGTTTGAAGCCAAAGATTATAATGACATAAAAAATATTGTAACAGCTTCATTGAATAAAAAAATCGCCGCTTCAGATTTAAAGAAAAATGCCAAAAATCGATTGATTAGTGAGCTTTCAAAATTCTATATATTAACCAATTCTTTAGGTTGGACCATGACATACAATCATATCCCAATTTCTACACCCGAAATGCTTGAAAAAATAAATTTATAA
- the alaS gene encoding alanine--tRNA ligase: MKSQDIRSKFLSFFEDKKHSIVPSAPMVLKNDPTLMFVNAGMVPFKEYFLGNAKPKNTRVTDSQKCLRVSGKHNDLDEVGYDTYHHTLFEMLGNWSFGDYFKKEAIAWSWELLTEVFGIDKDILYVTVFEGSKEDGLGMDTEAYDLWKQHISEDRILKGDKKDNFWEMGDQGPCGPCSEIHVDIRSAEEKAKIPGKDLVNQDHPQVVEIWNLVFIQFNRKANGSLETLPNKHIDTGMGFERLCMVLQGVQSNYDTDVFTPLIRELETITDKKYGKDEMTDVAIRVISDHVRAVAFSIADGQLPSSTGAGYVIRRILRRAVRYGFTFLDKKEPFIYRLVDVLNEKMGQAFPEIKNQKTLVENVIKEEEQSFLRTLDQGLVLLNRIVEETQGNTVSGEKAFELYDTYGFPIDLTGLILSEKGLKLDEKGFNKELQKQKDRSRAASGINADDWVIVKEDAETEFVGYDTLETQVKLTRYRKVCTKKEGDMYQLVFNITPFYPEGGGQVGDKGYLEDAHGDVVYILDTKKENNLIIHFAKNLPEHINESFKAVVDETHRSQIESNHTATHLLHQALREVLGTHVEQKGSAVNADYLRFDFSHFSKLTPEELQDVEDFVNRRIEGKLPLEEKRNTPKEEAIADGAMSLFGEKYGDTVRSVRFGKSIELCGGTHVNNTADIWHFKILSEGAVAAGIRRIEAITNNATKNYYFENNQAFIEMKALLNNAKEPVKALTNLQEENNTLKKQIEALLKDKAKNIKSELKSELQDVNGVQFLAKKLDLDAAGLKDVAFELGGEQNNLFLLLAAEQNGKALLSCYISKELVAEKGLNAGQVVRELGKFIQGGGGGQPFFATAGGKNPAGIDQALKQAGEIIKVI, from the coding sequence ATGAAGTCTCAAGACATCCGTTCTAAGTTTTTAAGTTTTTTTGAAGATAAAAAGCATAGTATTGTGCCATCTGCTCCAATGGTGTTGAAAAACGACCCTACGTTAATGTTTGTAAATGCAGGGATGGTGCCTTTTAAGGAATATTTTTTGGGAAATGCCAAACCAAAAAATACCCGTGTTACCGATTCCCAAAAGTGTTTGCGCGTTTCTGGTAAACATAACGATTTAGATGAGGTGGGCTACGATACTTATCACCACACTCTATTTGAAATGTTGGGAAACTGGAGTTTTGGCGATTACTTTAAAAAGGAAGCCATTGCATGGTCTTGGGAATTGCTTACCGAAGTTTTCGGCATCGATAAAGATATTTTATATGTTACCGTTTTTGAAGGAAGTAAAGAAGACGGGTTAGGTATGGATACCGAAGCTTACGATCTTTGGAAACAGCATATTTCTGAAGACCGCATTTTAAAAGGCGACAAAAAGGATAATTTCTGGGAAATGGGTGACCAAGGTCCATGTGGGCCATGTAGCGAAATTCATGTGGATATCCGTTCGGCTGAAGAAAAAGCGAAAATTCCAGGAAAAGATTTAGTAAACCAAGACCATCCTCAAGTTGTGGAAATCTGGAACTTGGTTTTTATCCAATTTAACCGCAAAGCCAACGGAAGTTTAGAAACGTTGCCCAACAAACACATCGATACTGGTATGGGCTTCGAGCGTTTGTGTATGGTGCTTCAAGGGGTGCAGTCTAATTACGATACCGATGTGTTTACGCCGCTAATTCGTGAACTGGAGACCATCACCGATAAAAAATATGGCAAAGACGAGATGACCGATGTGGCCATTCGCGTGATTTCAGACCATGTCCGTGCCGTGGCCTTTTCAATTGCCGATGGTCAATTGCCTAGCAGCACAGGTGCCGGTTATGTTATCCGCAGGATTTTACGCCGAGCTGTGCGTTACGGGTTCACTTTTCTAGATAAAAAGGAACCGTTTATTTATAGGTTGGTCGATGTGTTGAATGAAAAAATGGGACAGGCCTTTCCTGAAATAAAAAACCAAAAAACACTCGTAGAAAATGTTATAAAGGAAGAGGAACAGTCCTTTTTGCGCACTTTAGATCAAGGTTTGGTGTTGTTGAACCGAATAGTTGAAGAAACCCAAGGTAATACCGTTTCTGGCGAAAAGGCTTTCGAATTATATGATACCTACGGTTTTCCAATCGATTTAACGGGCTTGATCCTTTCTGAAAAAGGCTTGAAACTTGATGAAAAAGGATTTAATAAAGAACTTCAAAAGCAAAAAGACCGTTCGCGTGCCGCTAGTGGAATCAATGCCGACGATTGGGTAATTGTAAAGGAAGATGCCGAAACTGAGTTTGTGGGTTACGATACGCTTGAAACCCAAGTGAAATTAACCCGTTACCGAAAAGTTTGTACAAAAAAAGAGGGCGATATGTACCAGTTGGTGTTCAATATAACGCCGTTTTATCCTGAAGGTGGCGGACAAGTGGGCGATAAGGGGTATTTAGAAGATGCCCATGGCGATGTGGTTTATATTCTCGATACCAAAAAGGAAAACAATTTGATTATCCATTTTGCGAAAAACTTACCAGAGCACATCAACGAATCGTTTAAAGCCGTTGTAGATGAAACGCATAGAAGTCAAATCGAAAGCAATCACACCGCAACGCATTTGTTGCACCAAGCGTTAAGGGAAGTTTTGGGAACACATGTAGAACAAAAGGGAAGTGCTGTAAATGCTGATTATTTACGCTTCGATTTTTCACATTTCTCAAAATTAACACCTGAAGAACTTCAAGATGTTGAAGATTTTGTAAATCGAAGAATTGAAGGTAAACTGCCTTTAGAAGAAAAACGAAATACACCAAAAGAAGAAGCCATAGCCGATGGTGCCATGAGTTTGTTTGGCGAAAAATATGGTGATACAGTAAGATCTGTAAGATTTGGAAAGTCTATTGAGCTGTGCGGTGGCACCCACGTTAACAATACGGCCGATATTTGGCATTTTAAAATTTTATCTGAAGGAGCCGTGGCAGCGGGAATAAGAAGGATAGAGGCTATTACCAATAACGCTACTAAAAATTATTATTTTGAAAATAACCAGGCGTTTATTGAAATGAAAGCCTTGTTGAATAATGCCAAAGAACCTGTAAAAGCGCTGACTAATCTGCAGGAAGAAAACAATACGCTTAAAAAACAGATTGAAGCACTATTAAAGGATAAAGCCAAAAATATAAAGAGTGAGTTAAAAAGTGAACTTCAAGATGTCAATGGTGTGCAGTTTTTAGCTAAAAAATTAGATTTGGATGCTGCTGGATTAAAGGATGTTGCATTCGAGTTGGGTGGTGAGCAAAACAATTTGTTTTTACTCTTGGCAGCCGAGCAAAACGGTAAGGCGCTTTTATCGTGCTATATTTCAAAAGAATTGGTAGCTGAAAAAGGTTTGAATGCCGGACAGGTAGTTAGAGAACTTGGAAAGTTTATTCAAGGCGGCGGTGGCGGACAGCCATTTTTTGCGACAGCGGGCGGTAAAAATCCAGCCGGAATAGATCAAGCACTTAAACAAGCTGGTGAAATCATTAAGGTGATATAA